AGGTGATGGCGGCTGCCCGCCTGGCCTACCGTGCTCTGGGGATAGACCTGAAGGGCTTCCCCGACGGGAGCATCGTCGTGAGCCGCTGCTGTTTCGCCCGGCACTACTCCCCGGAGGTATGCCGGCTCATCTCGGCGCTGGACGCCGGGCTACTGGCGGGTTTGTCGGGCGGGGGCAGGCTGGAGTTCTCCCAGCGGATCACCGAGGGCGCGGCCTGTTGCCTGGCGAGGCTGGAGCCACTGCCGCAGTGAAGACGGCCGTCGTGGTGGGGAGCGGCGCCGGTGGTGCCGCCGTGGCCCGAGAGCTTCAGGGCCGCTTCCAGGTGACCGTGCTGGAGGCCGGAGGCGAGTTCCGGCCCTTCCCTGTATCGCTGGCCGCGGCCGAACGCATCAAGCGAACGGGTCTGCTGGTTGACGAGCGCCTCATACGGCCGCTCTACCCCGCCATGCAGATCCGCAAGACGCGCGAGGGCCTGGTGCTCGTGAATGGGGTGGGCACCGGGGGCACCACCACCGTATCTACCGGCAACGCCCTCCGATTGGATGCCGGCGTGCGGGCTATCGGAGTGGACCTGGACCGGGAGTACGCGGAAGTGGCGCACGAGGTGCCTATTACCGCGGCACACGAGCGGCTCTGGCGCGAGCCCACGCGCGAGCTGTTCCGCGCCTGCGCCGAGCTGGACCTGCGGCCCCGGGCCATGCCCAAGATGGGCCGCTACGATCGTTGCGCTAACTGCGGCCGCTGCGTTCTGGGCTGCAGGTACGGCGTGAAGTGGGACGCCCGGGCCCACCTGGCCGATGCACTGCAGAGGGGGGCGACTCTGCTCACCCGGCACCGAGTGGAGCGGGTGGTGATCGAGGGAGACACGGCCACCGGGGTGGTGGCGCGGCACTGCGGCCTGCGGCGGTTCTTCCCCGCCAACCTGGTGGTACTGGCAGCGGGAGGCCTGGCTACTCCCGTCATACTGGAGAGGTCTCGCCTGGCCTGTGAGCCCACCCTCTTCGTGGACCCGGTGCTCTGTGTGGCTGCCCGACTGCCCGGTGCTCGACAGAGCCGGGAGATGCCGATGCCCTTCTACGTCGAGGGTGACGGTTACATCATCTCTCCCTACTTCGACTACCTGAGCTTCTTCTTCACCCGGTCCTGGCGCCATCCGGCCCAGGACATCGTCTCCCTCATGATCAAGCTCGCCGACGATGCGGTGGGCCGTGTAGCCGGCACCCGGGTGGACAAGCTGCTCACCTCTGCCGACCGGCGCCGCCTGGATGAGGCCGCCTCGCTCTGCCGCCGCCTGCTGGCCCGTATCGGCATCCGGCCCGGGGACACCTTCCTGGGGACGCTGAATGCCGGCCATCCCGGTGGCATGCTGCCTCTCACCGAACGAGAGGCCGGGACCCTTCACCACGACCGGCTCCCCCCCAACCTGTACGTGGCCGATGCCACCCTGCTTCCGCGCTCTTTGGGCGGCCCGCCCATCCTCACCGTGCTGGCCCTCGCCAAGCGCGTGGCCCGAGCGGCGGCGGAGCAGGTGGGGGAGTAGAATGCTGATGGCGCCGATACGACGCAGATCAGCGCTGATCGGGTGTGGCCTAGACGAGAGATAGATTGGCGAGACTAGCGTTCCATCCCCGGACGGAGGCCCAGCAGGCGCTCTGCCTCGGCCACCGCTCCCGGCATGGCTTCCGCCAACTCGACTGTCTCCCGCTCACTCCAAGAGAGCTCTTGGAGAGCCGTCGCATCCGGGGAGCAGGGCAGGCCGTCCATGTCTGCACCGATGCCGGCCATGAGCGCCGCTGTGTTGGCGATGTGGATGGCGAAGGCCAGACGTCTGGCTGCTCCGGCTCGCGCTGGTGCGTGGTGCCAGGCTACGGCCTCGACGATGTGTTCGGGCAAGTTCCAGCCGCTGAGCACGGCGGCGCTCACTTGGGCGTGATGATGGCCTAGTAGCCGGTACTCTACTTCCGTCCAGTCCACGCCCGGCTCTTCCTCGACGGCCGCCCGCCACTCGGGTTTTCCATCGAGCAGCAGGTCCAGCACCAGTTTGCCCACGTCGTGGAAGAGGCCAGCCACGTGGGCTTCCGATGCTGGAGCCAACCCGCGGGCGCTGGCGATCCGCTCCGCGCCTTCCGCCACGGCCACTGAGTGCCGCCAGAGGCCGCGCGGCTCCAAGGAGTAGGCGGGCAGGGCACACGACAGCCAGGCGTGCGCCGCTAGGCCCACCACCGCCTTGCGCACTGTCTCGAAGCCCAGGTAGGCGATGGCCTCGTCGAGGGAGCCGATACGCCGGGGGAGACCGTAGTAGGCCGAGTTTACCATCCTCAGGAAGTGGCCGCTCAGGGCTTGATCCAGCGATAGCACCTGAGCTAGCTCCGAGCGGTGAGACTGAGGGTCGCGAGTAAGCTGCAGGGCCCGGATCAGCGCCTGCGAGAGGGGCGGGATCTGTCGCAAGGCCCGGGGGATCTCGATGGCGGCCACCTTCATGCCCACCTCCGGCAGTCGCTTGGCTGGGGCCATCGAGGTTGCCTCGGCTGGGGAAGCGACCCAGTCCTTGTGTAGCAGGGTTGGGGGCCTGTGGCAGCGCCCACTGCACCTCCAGGTGTGTGCGGTCGGAGATCACGTCGCCGGTGGGCTCTGCCCCAGCCCGGCTGCGGGCGACGCCACGGCCACCGAGCGACCCCCCGCCGGCCGGAGGGCCGACTGTCGCCGAGCCGCTGGGGTAGTATCGGCAGGAACGGCAGATGCTTTACAGTCTCCAGCGGGGCGGCTGGCTGGACCGGCGCCGCGTGGCGCCCTACACTCGGCCCATGAGACTATTGCCCCCGGGGGATGTGCCATGGCAGCCGATCTGAGACTCACCTTCCGACAGCAGACTCCCAAGACGACCGGACGTACCGGATGGTGCGTGCATGAGTTCGAGGCTATCTGGCCCGCCGGTCAGACGGCCTTCGTCGTGGTGGACATGTGGGACACGCACTGGTCCTGGGGCGCCACCGAGCGGGTGAACGTCCTGGCGCCGCGGATGGACGCCGTGCTCAAGGCGGCCCGGAAGAAAGGTGTCCTCATCGTGCACGCCCCGTCGGACACTATGG
The Anaerolineae bacterium DNA segment above includes these coding regions:
- a CDS encoding HDOD domain-containing protein; the protein is MAPAKRLPEVGMKVAAIEIPRALRQIPPLSQALIRALQLTRDPQSHRSELAQVLSLDQALSGHFLRMVNSAYYGLPRRIGSLDEAIAYLGFETVRKAVVGLAAHAWLSCALPAYSLEPRGLWRHSVAVAEGAERIASARGLAPASEAHVAGLFHDVGKLVLDLLLDGKPEWRAAVEEEPGVDWTEVEYRLLGHHHAQVSAAVLSGWNLPEHIVEAVAWHHAPARAGAARRLAFAIHIANTAALMAGIGADMDGLPCSPDATALQELSWSERETVELAEAMPGAVAEAERLLGLRPGMER
- a CDS encoding GMC family oxidoreductase; this translates as MKTAVVVGSGAGGAAVARELQGRFQVTVLEAGGEFRPFPVSLAAAERIKRTGLLVDERLIRPLYPAMQIRKTREGLVLVNGVGTGGTTTVSTGNALRLDAGVRAIGVDLDREYAEVAHEVPITAAHERLWREPTRELFRACAELDLRPRAMPKMGRYDRCANCGRCVLGCRYGVKWDARAHLADALQRGATLLTRHRVERVVIEGDTATGVVARHCGLRRFFPANLVVLAAGGLATPVILERSRLACEPTLFVDPVLCVAARLPGARQSREMPMPFYVEGDGYIISPYFDYLSFFFTRSWRHPAQDIVSLMIKLADDAVGRVAGTRVDKLLTSADRRRLDEAASLCRRLLARIGIRPGDTFLGTLNAGHPGGMLPLTEREAGTLHHDRLPPNLYVADATLLPRSLGGPPILTVLALAKRVARAAAEQVGE